In Legionella lytica, one genomic interval encodes:
- the ruvX gene encoding Holliday junction resolvase RuvX: MPDGVYLAFDFGYKRIGMAVGQRLTCSASPLATLRAQQGVPDWDAVEKVISQWNPQALIVGIPTCIDGSTLYTTAAARRFAKQLRKRFALPVHLVDERLSTVEARGQLFEQGGYRKIKQTEVDSIAACVILEQWLQYPE; encoded by the coding sequence ATGCCTGATGGTGTATATTTAGCTTTTGATTTTGGTTACAAACGTATTGGGATGGCTGTAGGGCAGCGATTGACTTGCAGTGCATCGCCTTTAGCTACGTTACGTGCGCAACAGGGAGTACCTGATTGGGACGCGGTAGAAAAAGTGATTTCTCAGTGGAATCCCCAGGCATTAATTGTCGGGATTCCTACTTGTATCGATGGCAGCACACTCTATACTACGGCCGCAGCACGACGTTTTGCCAAACAATTACGTAAACGCTTTGCCCTACCGGTACATTTAGTCGATGAGCGTCTTTCTACGGTAGAAGCCCGAGGTCAATTATTCGAACAAGGTGGGTATCGTAAAATCAAGCAAACCGAGGTGGATAGCATAGCCGCTTGTGTTATACTCGAGCAGTGGCTGCAATATCCTGAATGA
- a CDS encoding CBU_0585 family protein has translation MNSNDIDKAYVSPYDKFLFEFDATHSKSESQIKEITKHKRLDNIRDNKDHQEQKGEIWEGF, from the coding sequence ATGAATAGCAATGATATAGATAAAGCTTATGTAAGCCCTTATGATAAATTTTTATTTGAATTTGATGCAACTCATAGTAAGTCAGAATCACAAATCAAAGAAATTACTAAACACAAACGTTTAGATAACATTCGTGATAATAAAGATCATCAAGAGCAAAAAGGGGAGATTTGGGAAGGATTCTAA
- a CDS encoding YqgE/AlgH family protein — translation MTTINSLANHLLIAMPSLHDPNFEKTVIYLCEHREEGSVGLIINRPMQFSLSLVFEQLDIEPIRIEQSHLPLMFGGPVQPERGFVVHKDLGEWRSSLFLQEDVTVTTSNDIIRAIADDKGPKDVLVTLGYSGWVENQLEKEMLNNLWLVCPYRSEILYEVPFEDRWEYAGSTLGIKMNQLSVNSGHA, via the coding sequence ATGACAACAATAAACTCTTTGGCAAACCATTTGTTGATCGCGATGCCTTCACTACACGATCCAAATTTTGAAAAAACAGTGATTTATCTTTGTGAACATCGCGAGGAAGGGTCTGTAGGTTTAATTATTAATCGTCCGATGCAATTTTCATTGTCTTTAGTTTTTGAGCAGTTGGATATTGAGCCCATACGTATTGAGCAAAGTCATTTGCCTTTAATGTTTGGGGGGCCAGTACAACCTGAACGTGGTTTCGTGGTGCATAAGGACTTGGGTGAATGGCGTTCTAGCTTGTTTTTACAAGAGGACGTGACGGTAACCACGTCCAATGATATTATTCGCGCGATTGCTGACGATAAGGGGCCCAAAGATGTTTTGGTTACCTTAGGTTACAGCGGTTGGGTGGAGAATCAATTGGAAAAAGAAATGTTGAATAATCTATGGTTAGTTTGTCCATACCGTTCAGAAATTCTCTATGAAGTTCCTTTTGAAGATCGTTGGGAGTATGCCGGATCAACTTTGGGCATCAAAATGAATCAACTGAGTGTAAATTCTGGTCATGCCTGA
- a CDS encoding 5-formyltetrahydrofolate cyclo-ligase: MADQVKKALRDTMKQIRSKISVSYQTTSSNQVCTRIRSLEQYRHAKRIALYFAVNGEIDLGGIWSTAPLQGKFCYFPAINEKDLTLSFLPATPVTPFKKNRYGIPEPDVSHDLAIPAEELDLILMPLVAFDVRCTRLGMGAGYYDRTFKGKTNCTLFGVAYQFQRVEFIQPHPWDIPLDAVITQRAIYWRNPA; the protein is encoded by the coding sequence ATGGCAGACCAAGTAAAAAAAGCATTAAGAGATACGATGAAACAAATACGCTCTAAAATATCTGTTTCATATCAGACTACATCATCCAATCAAGTATGTACTCGTATCCGTTCTCTGGAACAATATCGACATGCAAAACGTATTGCTTTGTATTTTGCGGTGAATGGGGAAATTGATTTAGGGGGAATTTGGAGCACGGCTCCCTTACAGGGAAAATTTTGCTATTTCCCCGCAATCAATGAAAAAGATTTAACACTTTCATTTTTACCAGCAACTCCAGTAACTCCATTTAAAAAGAACCGCTATGGAATTCCTGAACCTGATGTAAGTCATGATTTAGCAATACCCGCAGAAGAGTTGGATTTAATTTTAATGCCATTAGTCGCCTTCGATGTTCGTTGTACTCGCCTGGGAATGGGGGCTGGTTATTACGATAGAACTTTTAAAGGCAAAACAAATTGCACTTTATTTGGTGTAGCGTATCAATTCCAGCGGGTGGAATTTATTCAACCTCATCCCTGGGATATTCCTCTTGATGCGGTGATTACTCAAAGAGCGATTTATTGGCGTAACCCGGCATAG
- a CDS encoding PA3496 family putative envelope integrity protein, with translation MSDLFEENDDDTTSEVAEEFDLEEDLDIDPEIENANPKDLDARRRLEQMLDEKRLRDELDDFGDY, from the coding sequence ATGAGTGATTTGTTTGAAGAAAATGATGATGATACTACGAGCGAAGTAGCTGAAGAGTTTGACCTCGAAGAGGATTTGGATATTGATCCAGAAATCGAAAATGCGAATCCTAAAGATCTTGATGCGCGCCGACGTTTAGAGCAAATGTTGGATGAAAAGCGTTTGAGAGATGAATTGGATGATTTTGGAGACTATTAG
- a CDS encoding P-II family nitrogen regulator: protein MKMITAIIKPFKLDDVHEALMDINVPGITISETRGFGRQKGHTELYRGAEYVVDFLPKIKIELALPDDMVEAAIEAICKSAYTGKIGDGKIFVYDLQQVVRVRTGEIGADALS from the coding sequence ATGAAAATGATTACAGCGATTATTAAGCCATTTAAATTGGATGATGTACATGAAGCTTTAATGGATATCAATGTACCCGGCATTACTATTTCTGAAACACGTGGATTTGGAAGGCAAAAGGGCCATACGGAGTTATATCGCGGAGCAGAATACGTCGTAGATTTTCTCCCGAAGATTAAAATTGAGCTGGCTTTGCCTGATGATATGGTTGAGGCGGCGATCGAGGCAATTTGTAAATCAGCTTATACTGGGAAAATAGGGGATGGTAAGATTTTTGTTTATGATTTGCAGCAAGTTGTACGAGTGCGAACAGGGGAGATTGGGGCGGATGCGCTAAGTTGA
- a CDS encoding inorganic phosphate transporter, with the protein MDYSIVYLCIAIILCFLMTWGVGANDLANVMSTTMGSKAITARQAMLIAIIFEFAGAFIGGTGVTETMRDGIINTSQLSEQPLILIEGMLGVLLACTIWMNLASYIGVPVSITNALVGSMVGFGAVVLGSDAIHWNQVSHIAISWITSPLISGIAGYMLFISIQQTIFVKSNPLAKAKIYIPIYLFLIGTILSFITVFKGLHHFGIHFNFKQNLAVTLATSIVITLIGMIFIRRIPEHPRIRRRERFIQVEKYFAVLMALTACAMVFAHGSNDVALAVGPLTIIHSLVMHSHQTFDANNYPAWIILLGCVGVVTGLLMYGRKVIETVGSSITALTPSRAFAATLAAATTVVVSTSIGIPVSATQTLVGAVLGVGLARGIGALNLIVIRNIFMSWILTLPAASLLTILSYKVLHWFLG; encoded by the coding sequence ATGGATTATTCAATCGTTTATCTTTGTATTGCTATTATTCTTTGTTTTTTAATGACTTGGGGTGTGGGGGCCAATGACTTGGCCAACGTCATGAGCACCACCATGGGTTCAAAAGCAATAACCGCACGGCAGGCTATGCTCATTGCGATTATCTTTGAATTTGCAGGAGCATTTATTGGTGGAACCGGAGTCACCGAAACCATGCGTGATGGGATCATCAACACCAGCCAATTATCGGAGCAACCCTTAATACTGATTGAAGGGATGCTCGGCGTTTTATTAGCCTGCACTATTTGGATGAACCTTGCCAGTTATATAGGCGTTCCTGTATCGATTACCAATGCCTTAGTTGGTTCAATGGTAGGTTTTGGTGCAGTAGTTCTTGGTTCTGATGCCATTCATTGGAACCAGGTAAGCCATATTGCAATCAGTTGGATTACCTCCCCACTGATTTCTGGAATCGCGGGATACATGTTATTTATCAGCATCCAGCAGACAATTTTTGTGAAGAGTAACCCATTAGCCAAAGCAAAAATTTACATCCCTATTTACCTATTTTTAATTGGCACTATTTTATCATTTATCACGGTATTTAAGGGCTTACATCATTTTGGTATTCATTTTAATTTTAAACAAAATTTAGCCGTAACCCTGGCTACCAGTATTGTGATTACCTTGATTGGAATGATTTTTATTCGACGCATTCCTGAACACCCAAGAATCAGACGCAGAGAACGCTTTATTCAAGTAGAAAAATATTTTGCGGTACTCATGGCTCTTACTGCCTGTGCTATGGTTTTTGCCCATGGCTCAAACGACGTTGCTTTGGCAGTTGGACCATTGACTATTATTCATAGTTTAGTGATGCATTCTCATCAAACTTTTGATGCCAATAATTATCCTGCGTGGATTATTTTATTGGGTTGCGTTGGCGTAGTAACCGGCTTATTGATGTATGGAAGAAAAGTAATTGAAACAGTAGGCAGCTCAATTACCGCGCTCACCCCCAGCCGTGCCTTTGCTGCAACCTTAGCGGCAGCAACCACCGTTGTGGTGTCAACAAGTATTGGAATCCCAGTTTCAGCAACTCAAACTTTAGTAGGTGCGGTACTGGGTGTTGGTTTAGCACGAGGTATCGGTGCATTAAACTTAATTGTGATCCGTAATATTTTCATGTCTTGGATTCTCACATTACCAGCGGCATCACTCTTAACCATCTTGTCGTATAAAGTATTACATTGGTTTTTAGGATAA
- a CDS encoding type II/III secretion system protein, whose translation MKRVWLIGVFFFVNNVFAQELITKVIQLQYIPAEKVIKLMEPLIPEGQALSGTGQTLVTKVDAKTLTQLRTILHQIDVPPVTFNVSVYQGDPQWLSSQNDNSVTYSTQTQSQMLQSQSVRVMNGESALVTMNQEVPIVTSVGAGFYGTGITYEQHQIKNGILVQPVLRGSQVELSVRRLREQMNPAGGQQFDNQKIDTKLMIPLNKWVSLGSPEGAQQTDNSSRSFSAGNTFAQQSTLYIKVTIMGQNPAAPKEKADAVDTW comes from the coding sequence ATGAAACGGGTATGGTTAATTGGCGTATTTTTTTTCGTAAATAATGTATTTGCCCAAGAACTGATTACAAAAGTTATTCAGTTGCAGTATATCCCTGCAGAAAAAGTAATTAAATTAATGGAACCCTTGATCCCAGAAGGGCAGGCCCTTAGTGGAACTGGGCAAACGCTCGTTACCAAGGTCGATGCAAAAACGCTAACGCAACTCAGAACGATATTGCATCAGATTGATGTGCCGCCAGTTACTTTTAATGTTTCAGTTTATCAAGGCGACCCTCAGTGGCTGAGCTCTCAGAACGATAACTCCGTAACTTACAGTACTCAGACTCAATCGCAAATGTTACAAAGCCAATCAGTTCGCGTAATGAATGGTGAGTCTGCTCTGGTTACTATGAATCAGGAAGTGCCCATTGTTACCTCGGTAGGCGCAGGTTTTTATGGCACTGGTATTACTTATGAGCAGCATCAGATTAAAAATGGTATTTTGGTTCAACCTGTTTTGCGTGGTTCGCAAGTCGAATTATCGGTGCGTCGCTTACGTGAACAAATGAATCCTGCAGGCGGGCAACAATTCGATAATCAAAAAATCGATACGAAGTTGATGATTCCTCTTAATAAGTGGGTTTCTTTAGGTAGCCCTGAAGGTGCTCAACAAACAGATAACTCGTCAAGATCTTTTTCTGCTGGTAATACCTTTGCTCAGCAATCAACGTTGTATATTAAGGTTACTATCATGGGGCAAAATCCTGCTGCACCAAAGGAAAAAGCAGATGCGGTAGATACTTGGTGA
- a CDS encoding ankyrin repeat domain-containing protein — protein sequence MQEKRIQEVMGNVQKYLVHSGISHHFKEQGIFSHINLEAEIHRVIVQSTVDQLASEYPKSPKINAAECIEVLCSEDYESIAEKAFLDFFKLINFVGISQALIIDKVRKYQQLIGTAEEELLGAEGQCGGIVLAYIAGEINKRTPHTPAQLQDFEQCLSRIAQWDGESAVDGALKNDMEFFIKRVGALQAEQSNPFPVFNDMLGSNPILSNLSLAWVHNQHTLDFIFKEVYKTQPQLIYLGADYHASMIQPLSENEILYFNPNQQFGSMRLKVDHTFYSLFCGGLSTGHSNTYVERMPLALTCYSSQNCAMDLEKILDTLVNITIEHDLDSRLRSMSPVEASRIIVNRQASNGRTALMEAAIRGNTEEVRLLLNKYGADPRLMDIHHNDALRYAIRYGHENVALEILNHKVMTGVNKVSDGMTYLHLALLHGQREVVNKLLSSDDIQLNTKSKDKRFLGFTPLHFAIVKGFDDTCERLVNNDDVVLNTAEETRGMTPLHMAIDLHKPNVVKLLLKQKRVNVDKCSTEVDEEHPQGFSAFVYLAKEFSYLDSDEADYSETLSILVDIYEQLVKVNASQDGLTSEDRLYLWEHLVNYDERYANNLLQDFRQGLIRLENNERCLNWVEYLISNNVLELNESDFKLLEFYLNYSLDIDLEAIVRHLDTTPELTSRLSETNKQKLINLTSVTHAEELDQVQPQPEKQVVQEETHRYSGLVRQSFFKEAPKKTSTYSNVALVVVLGLAGVGTILSQYPVILNAFLGQPNLEDERQNQFCKMPGC from the coding sequence ATGCAAGAAAAACGTATTCAAGAAGTTATGGGCAATGTGCAAAAATATTTGGTGCATTCTGGTATAAGTCATCATTTTAAAGAGCAGGGTATTTTTAGTCATATTAATCTTGAGGCAGAAATCCACAGGGTTATAGTGCAAAGTACGGTGGATCAATTAGCTTCTGAATATCCTAAAAGCCCAAAGATTAATGCAGCTGAGTGCATAGAGGTACTTTGTTCTGAGGACTATGAATCAATAGCTGAAAAGGCCTTTCTTGATTTCTTTAAATTAATAAATTTTGTTGGTATCTCTCAGGCACTAATTATTGACAAGGTCAGAAAATATCAGCAATTAATTGGTACAGCTGAAGAGGAGCTGTTGGGGGCGGAGGGGCAATGTGGAGGTATTGTTTTAGCTTACATTGCTGGTGAAATCAATAAACGAACTCCACACACCCCGGCCCAGTTACAAGATTTTGAACAGTGCTTATCGCGTATTGCACAGTGGGATGGTGAGTCTGCTGTTGATGGAGCCTTAAAAAATGATATGGAGTTTTTTATAAAAAGAGTTGGTGCTCTACAGGCAGAGCAGTCTAATCCTTTTCCTGTCTTTAATGACATGCTGGGTAGTAACCCTATTCTTAGCAATCTGTCTTTAGCCTGGGTACATAATCAGCACACGCTAGATTTTATTTTTAAAGAAGTATATAAAACCCAGCCACAACTAATTTATCTCGGTGCTGATTATCACGCCTCGATGATTCAGCCTCTTTCCGAAAATGAAATTCTTTATTTTAATCCTAATCAGCAATTTGGCTCCATGAGATTGAAAGTTGATCATACTTTTTATAGCTTATTTTGTGGGGGACTTAGTACTGGGCATAGTAATACTTACGTAGAGAGGATGCCGCTTGCTTTGACCTGTTATAGTTCCCAAAATTGTGCAATGGATTTAGAAAAAATTCTCGATACGCTTGTAAATATCACTATAGAACATGATCTAGATAGCCGATTGCGGTCAATGAGTCCAGTAGAGGCGTCTCGAATTATCGTAAATCGGCAAGCATCAAATGGCCGAACCGCATTGATGGAGGCGGCTATTCGGGGAAATACAGAAGAAGTGAGATTACTTCTTAATAAATATGGTGCGGATCCTAGACTAATGGATATACATCATAATGATGCATTACGGTATGCCATTAGATATGGGCATGAAAACGTTGCTTTGGAAATTTTAAATCACAAAGTGATGACGGGAGTGAACAAAGTCTCAGATGGTATGACCTACTTGCACTTAGCGCTTCTGCATGGGCAGCGTGAGGTGGTAAATAAATTATTATCAAGTGATGATATTCAATTAAACACCAAATCAAAAGATAAACGATTCCTAGGCTTTACACCCCTTCATTTTGCGATTGTAAAGGGGTTTGATGATACCTGCGAACGCTTAGTTAATAATGATGATGTAGTATTAAATACCGCTGAAGAGACGCGCGGAATGACTCCATTGCATATGGCTATTGATCTTCATAAGCCTAACGTAGTTAAGTTATTACTCAAACAGAAGCGCGTGAACGTCGATAAATGTTCGACTGAAGTTGATGAAGAACACCCACAGGGATTCAGCGCATTCGTCTATTTAGCTAAAGAGTTTAGTTATCTTGATTCTGATGAAGCAGATTACTCCGAAACACTCAGCATTCTTGTTGATATCTATGAACAACTCGTGAAGGTTAATGCATCACAGGATGGGTTAACCTCAGAGGATAGATTATATCTCTGGGAACATTTAGTGAACTATGATGAACGTTATGCTAATAATTTACTACAAGACTTCCGTCAGGGCTTAATTCGGTTAGAAAATAATGAGCGATGTCTCAACTGGGTTGAATATTTAATTAGTAATAATGTGTTGGAATTAAATGAGTCTGATTTTAAATTACTTGAGTTTTACTTAAATTATTCCCTCGATATCGATTTGGAAGCAATAGTGCGGCATCTCGATACTACCCCTGAGTTGACCTCTCGATTGTCGGAAACAAATAAACAAAAATTAATAAATCTGACGTCAGTGACACATGCAGAGGAGCTTGATCAGGTTCAACCGCAACCTGAAAAGCAAGTAGTTCAAGAAGAAACTCATAGGTATTCTGGTTTAGTACGTCAAAGCTTTTTCAAAGAAGCGCCTAAAAAAACAAGTACTTATTCAAATGTGGCTCTTGTGGTTGTTCTTGGATTAGCTGGTGTTGGAACAATCCTTTCTCAATACCCTGTTATTCTAAACGCTTTTTTGGGGCAGCCCAATTTAGAGGATGAGCGTCAGAATCAATTCTGTAAAATGCCAGGATGTTAA
- a CDS encoding TIGR00153 family protein produces MGSIFNMFGPSPIRPIEQHMRKVHQCAKQLYPFFEAVLKKDWPTATSIRNKIVSLEKEADLIKRDLRLHLPTGLFLPVSRTDLLELLSAQDSIANKAEDIANIIISRKMIIPEALTSLFMPFLHRCLDASKQACNAINELDELLETGFRGSEVKIVEEMIMTLYEIEHDSDERLAKIRHRIFEIEKDLSAIDTIFLYKLVQWIDDLADNAQTVGSRLQILIAR; encoded by the coding sequence ATGGGTAGCATTTTTAACATGTTTGGTCCTTCTCCAATAAGGCCGATAGAACAACACATGCGTAAAGTACATCAATGTGCGAAACAGCTATACCCATTTTTTGAGGCTGTATTAAAAAAAGATTGGCCCACAGCAACCAGTATTAGAAACAAAATTGTGTCTTTGGAAAAAGAAGCAGATCTAATTAAACGTGATCTACGTCTTCATTTGCCCACAGGTCTCTTTTTACCAGTTTCCCGTACGGATTTGCTTGAGTTACTAAGCGCTCAAGACAGCATAGCCAACAAAGCAGAGGATATTGCTAATATTATCATCAGTAGAAAGATGATAATTCCTGAAGCACTGACATCACTGTTCATGCCCTTTTTACACCGTTGTTTGGATGCATCAAAACAAGCGTGTAACGCCATTAATGAATTGGATGAACTCCTGGAAACAGGGTTTAGAGGTTCTGAGGTTAAAATCGTTGAAGAAATGATTATGACCCTCTATGAAATAGAGCATGACAGCGATGAACGGCTTGCAAAAATAAGACACCGTATTTTTGAAATCGAAAAAGATTTATCGGCAATCGATACAATCTTCCTCTATAAACTGGTCCAATGGATCGATGACTTGGCTGACAACGCTCAAACAGTGGGCAGTCGACTACAAATTCTAATTGCTCGGTAG
- a CDS encoding aspartate carbamoyltransferase catalytic subunit, with protein sequence MKHFLEISQLSRQQIESLLQRAFSFKQQKNYPSYQQHTVANLFYENSTRTRVSFELAANHLSMPVINLDLQSSSETKGEVIEDTIQTLAAMGIRHFVIRHQQDGLQQSLAQKLGDDIHIINAGDGTHAHPSQALLDIMTILEQKPKLEQLKIAILGNIRHSRVANSFQCMSKVLGVGELVLIAPELWQPHTLHYGSVTTNIREGLADADVVMCLRVQRERLLADDQMDLEQYRHDFALTEKSLALAKSDVMVMHPGPMNRGIEIDSTVADGAHSFILQQVQNGVFARMAVFDALASK encoded by the coding sequence ATGAAGCATTTTCTAGAAATTAGTCAATTATCTCGTCAACAAATCGAATCTTTATTACAACGCGCTTTTTCCTTTAAACAACAAAAAAATTATCCTTCGTATCAGCAACATACGGTGGCTAATTTATTTTATGAAAATAGTACGCGAACTCGAGTCAGTTTTGAATTAGCAGCAAATCATTTATCAATGCCAGTGATTAATTTAGATCTGCAAAGCTCCTCAGAAACAAAAGGTGAGGTGATTGAGGATACGATTCAAACACTCGCTGCGATGGGGATTCGACATTTTGTGATTCGTCATCAGCAAGATGGATTACAACAAAGTTTGGCCCAGAAGTTAGGTGATGATATACATATTATTAATGCAGGGGATGGAACTCATGCTCATCCTAGCCAGGCATTACTAGATATAATGACTATTTTGGAGCAAAAACCAAAATTAGAGCAATTAAAAATCGCGATTTTGGGAAACATCCGCCATTCACGCGTTGCTAATTCCTTTCAATGTATGTCGAAAGTCTTAGGGGTTGGGGAGTTGGTTTTAATCGCCCCAGAACTTTGGCAACCCCATACTTTGCATTACGGCAGTGTTACCACCAATATTCGTGAAGGCTTGGCTGATGCGGATGTGGTGATGTGTTTGCGCGTTCAACGCGAACGTTTACTTGCGGATGATCAGATGGACTTAGAACAGTATCGTCACGATTTTGCTTTAACTGAAAAAAGCTTAGCTTTAGCTAAGTCGGATGTGATGGTGATGCATCCAGGACCAATGAACCGCGGCATTGAAATTGATTCTACTGTAGCCGATGGCGCTCATTCATTTATTCTACAACAAGTGCAGAATGGAGTGTTTGCACGGATGGCTGTTTTTGATGCATTGGCTAGCAAATAA
- the ubiK gene encoding ubiquinone biosynthesis accessory factor UbiK, translated as MFDPKQFDDLAKKLFAALPPSLQNIEKDIQQKFKEVLHAAFTHMDLVTREEFDVQTKVLARTREKLDHLQEQVNELMSHQEKKKKEK; from the coding sequence ATGTTCGACCCCAAACAATTTGACGATTTAGCGAAAAAACTTTTCGCAGCACTTCCTCCAAGTCTACAAAACATTGAAAAAGACATCCAACAAAAATTTAAAGAAGTGTTGCATGCCGCATTTACACATATGGATTTAGTGACTCGCGAAGAATTTGATGTACAAACAAAAGTATTAGCCCGTACACGCGAAAAATTAGACCACCTTCAAGAGCAAGTTAATGAGCTAATGAGTCATCAAGAGAAGAAGAAAAAAGAAAAATAA
- a CDS encoding YifB family Mg chelatase-like AAA ATPase produces the protein MNLAFTKTRSTVGILAHPVSVEVHLSNGIPSFAIVGLAETAIKESKDRVRSAIINSQFEFPCRKITVNLGPADLPKTGSGFDLPIALGILAASNQIPQQSLLHHEFIGELALSGELRGISAIIPAVLAAHKSNNHLIIANANAVEASLTGHQNISTAHNLREVCSYLCQGTSLHFLPQRPEQNTPQSELDWSDIKGQFHAKRAMEIAAAGGHSILLSGAPGSGKTMLAKRFNTLLPQLSETEALECAAISSIRGKLPDFAEWQSPPFRAPHHTASPVALVGGGNPPKPGEISLAHNGVLFLDELPEFNRHVLETLRQPLESGTICISRAAAQIEFPANFQLLAAMNPCPCGQWGNSQADCLCSPDRINRYLGKLSAPLLDRIDMQITIQALTQEELIKPNTNPEKQSERIREQVIQVRAIQMERQNCLNANLSAKACEQVCNIGTKEQEFLSRVMSQLKLSARGYHRLLKVARTIADLGESASVNLAHLQQALSFKHTLQKPI, from the coding sequence ATGAATCTTGCGTTTACAAAAACACGTAGTACCGTGGGTATACTGGCGCACCCAGTATCTGTAGAAGTCCATTTATCGAATGGTATACCAAGCTTCGCGATTGTAGGCCTTGCCGAAACCGCAATCAAAGAAAGCAAAGACCGAGTACGCTCAGCCATTATTAACAGCCAATTTGAATTTCCCTGCCGAAAAATCACAGTCAACTTAGGCCCTGCAGATCTACCCAAAACAGGCAGTGGTTTTGATTTACCCATAGCCTTAGGTATTCTCGCTGCTTCCAATCAAATCCCTCAACAAAGCTTATTGCACCATGAGTTTATTGGTGAGCTCGCATTAAGCGGCGAACTTCGTGGTATTTCAGCGATTATTCCTGCCGTCTTAGCTGCACATAAAAGTAATAACCATTTAATTATTGCCAATGCTAATGCCGTTGAAGCATCATTAACGGGCCATCAAAATATCAGCACTGCGCATAACTTACGTGAAGTATGTAGCTATCTATGCCAAGGAACTTCCTTACATTTCCTACCTCAGCGTCCTGAACAAAATACCCCCCAATCGGAACTAGACTGGTCAGACATCAAAGGACAATTTCATGCCAAAAGGGCTATGGAAATTGCTGCCGCGGGCGGGCATAGTATTTTACTAAGTGGTGCACCAGGAAGTGGTAAAACGATGTTAGCCAAACGATTTAACACATTATTACCACAACTTTCAGAAACAGAAGCTTTAGAATGTGCCGCGATTAGCTCCATTCGTGGTAAGTTACCCGATTTTGCTGAATGGCAATCACCGCCATTTCGCGCACCTCATCATACCGCCTCACCTGTTGCTTTAGTAGGTGGTGGCAATCCACCAAAACCTGGGGAAATATCCCTAGCTCATAATGGCGTATTATTTTTAGATGAGCTACCTGAATTTAACCGCCATGTCCTAGAAACCTTAAGGCAACCTTTAGAATCGGGAACGATTTGCATTTCCAGAGCCGCAGCACAAATAGAATTTCCAGCAAATTTTCAATTACTAGCAGCCATGAATCCGTGCCCTTGTGGACAATGGGGAAATAGCCAAGCAGACTGTTTATGCAGCCCCGATCGTATTAATCGCTATTTAGGCAAACTCTCCGCCCCACTCCTAGACCGTATTGATATGCAAATCACCATCCAAGCCCTAACCCAAGAAGAATTAATTAAACCCAACACCAATCCAGAAAAACAAAGCGAGCGAATTCGTGAGCAAGTGATCCAAGTACGCGCAATACAAATGGAACGACAAAATTGCCTCAATGCCAATTTAAGTGCAAAAGCCTGTGAACAAGTATGCAACATTGGTACTAAGGAACAGGAATTCTTAAGTCGAGTAATGAGCCAACTCAAATTATCTGCTCGTGGCTATCATCGTTTACTTAAAGTCGCGCGAACAATTGCTGATCTGGGTGAAAGTGCTTCGGTAAATTTAGCTCATTTACAACAGGCGTTGTCGTTTAAGCATACCTTGCAAAAGCCAATATAA